The Cryomorphaceae bacterium 1068 region TAAAGCTGAATAGAATAGTTACCATCAGCGACACCCCTGAGGCCATTCGTGACTCTATAGACGATTCTTTTAATCGAGCCGATTTGATATTGATGACCGGCGGGCTTGGGCCTACCCAAGATGATGTGACCAAAGTAACTTTAGTAGAATTTTTTGGGACTACCCTTGAGCGGAATCAAGAAGTTTTAGATGAGATCGATTCCTACTTTACGGCCAAGGGATTGCAAATGCTCGAGTCGAACCGCAAACAGGCCGATCTTCCCAAAGACGCTAAAATCCTTCGCAATACCAGAGGCACCGCAATGGGAATGTGGTTTGAGAAAAATGGGAAAGTATTGATCTCAATGCCTGGAGTGCCTTACGAAATGAAAGGCATAATGCAGGACCATGGTCTACGAATGCTCCAAGATTTCTTCCCCACAAAGACAATCCTGCATCAGACGATTCAAACACAAGGCATCGGTGAAAGCTTTCTTGCCGAGATAATCAGCGATTGGGAAACTGCATTAAGAAATGACGGTGTATCTCTGGCTTATTTGCCTTCACCTGGCTTGGTTAAGTTGCGACTTACTGCTTATGCTGATAGTGCTAATAAAGACGAGGTATCTGATAAAATAGCACATTACATTTCGGAGTTAGAAAGGAGGATTCCTGAATATATTTTTGGGAGGGAAAAGGATACGGTCGCAAAAGCTGTTCAGGATCTTTTTCAGTCTCGCGGCTTGACTTTGGCAGCCGCCGAAAGTTGTACCGGTGGATTAATTGCTCACGAGATCACTTCTATTCCGGGTTCTTCAGCCCACTTTATGGGATCTATGGTTACATACAGCAACCAAGCTAAGACGATCATTTTAGGTGTAAAGGAAGAAAGCCTGGAAGAGTATGGTGCTGTGAGTGAACAGGTGGTTAGAGAAATGGCTGAAGGAGTGAGGCAGAAACTGGGTTCAGATTATGCAATTGCTACTTCAGGAGTAGCAGGTCCTGATGGTGGTACCGAAGAAAAACCGGTTGGAACGGTATGGGTTTCTGTCGCAGGTCCTGGAAAAACCTTGTCAAAAAGACTCAATTTGGGTAAAAGTCGTGAGCGAAACATCAGAATATCAATGCTTAGCGTCTTGAATTGGTTGAGACAAGAAATTATTTCGGGAACCTTTGAATAATAGATAGAAAATACCGTTATTTGCACCCCACTTTTTACACCCTAAAGGACAGTAATCATGGCTAAAGCATGTGAACTTACGGGCAAGACAGCAATGGTTGGTAACAATGTTTCGTTTTCGAACAGAAGAACCAAGCGTCGCTTTAACCCGAATTTGATAAGAAAGAAATTTTACCTCGCAGAGGAGAAAAAATGGATCGAACTGACAATTTCGACTTCAGCTCTTCGCACGGTTAACAAGATTGGATTAGCCAAAGCTTTGAAAAGAGCGAAAGAAAAAGGCTATTACAACGGATAATAAGAGTAGAAATGGCAAAGAAAGGCAATCGCGTTCAAGTTATTTTGGAATGCACTGA contains the following coding sequences:
- a CDS encoding competence/damage-inducible protein A, with translation MKAEIITIGDEILIGQTIDTNSAWLGEQLHLIGVKLNRIVTISDTPEAIRDSIDDSFNRADLILMTGGLGPTQDDVTKVTLVEFFGTTLERNQEVLDEIDSYFTAKGLQMLESNRKQADLPKDAKILRNTRGTAMGMWFEKNGKVLISMPGVPYEMKGIMQDHGLRMLQDFFPTKTILHQTIQTQGIGESFLAEIISDWETALRNDGVSLAYLPSPGLVKLRLTAYADSANKDEVSDKIAHYISELERRIPEYIFGREKDTVAKAVQDLFQSRGLTLAAAESCTGGLIAHEITSIPGSSAHFMGSMVTYSNQAKTIILGVKEESLEEYGAVSEQVVREMAEGVRQKLGSDYAIATSGVAGPDGGTEEKPVGTVWVSVAGPGKTLSKRLNLGKSRERNIRISMLSVLNWLRQEIISGTFE
- the rpmB gene encoding 50S ribosomal protein L28 — encoded protein: MAKACELTGKTAMVGNNVSFSNRRTKRRFNPNLIRKKFYLAEEKKWIELTISTSALRTVNKIGLAKALKRAKEKGYYNG